A region from the Bactrocera dorsalis isolate Fly_Bdor chromosome 1, ASM2337382v1, whole genome shotgun sequence genome encodes:
- the LOC125777988 gene encoding GATA zinc finger domain-containing protein 8-like yields the protein MHEAFKKYRENTSLPSLTASFAHVLQPAKEVSSETTTPTKISAINNSTKSKTTHRTADNDLPTTSKENAEVTSAPNSSLKSLTSKNHSSNANNKHISINKPTSISSDYNNVSHSAKNISDNCTQQDSFLNPKLFSPTTASFISNLNNSLNSLNKYTDFKNTTTNTTVQSNPPNHENLFPTTSISNDNQYSTEHTEQIEIDSE from the coding sequence ATGCACGAAGCCTTCAAAAAGTATAGAGAAAATACTTCCCTCCCTTCCCTCACTGCTAGCTTTGCACATGTGCTTCAACCTGCAAAAGAGGTATCCTCTGAAACcaccacaccaacaaaaatttcagccaTCAACAATTCCACAAAATCTAAAACTACTCATAGAACCGCCGACAATGACTTGCCTACTACATCAAAAGAAAACGCAGAGGTCACCTCTGCACCCAACTCATcattaaaatctttaactaGCAAAAATCACTCATCAAACGCCAACAATAAGCATATTTCCATCAACAAGCCTACATCGATCAGTTCTGACTACAACAACGTCTCACATTCAGCTAAAAATATCAGCGACAACTGTACCCAACAAGACTCTTTCTTAAATCCCAAACTTTTCAGTCCAACAACAGCCTCTTTCATTTCTAACTTAAACAACTCCTTAAACTCGCTTAATAAATATACTGACTTCAAAAATACTACTACCAACACTACTGTGCAATCTAATCCACCTAATCACGAAAATCTCTTTCCAACAACAAGCATTTCCAACGATAATCAATACTCTACTGAACATActgaacaaatagaaattgactcTGAATAA